From Chryseobacterium joostei, the proteins below share one genomic window:
- a CDS encoding winged helix-turn-helix transcriptional regulator encodes MYERKIIPNLNCGLDLIGEVLYGKWKIRLLWFINEGYKRPSELQRKIPDASRRVLNVQLKELEEHELVSKIIYPVVPPKVEYSLTEFGESLIPVIGALGQWGDQNQERLKNLIIKRFQGSAGTKDDFPVL; translated from the coding sequence ATGTATGAAAGAAAAATTATACCTAACCTGAACTGCGGACTGGATCTGATAGGTGAGGTGTTGTATGGTAAATGGAAGATCCGTTTGCTTTGGTTTATTAATGAGGGGTATAAGAGACCAAGTGAATTGCAGCGTAAAATACCGGATGCTTCACGCAGGGTTTTGAATGTCCAGTTGAAGGAATTAGAAGAACATGAACTTGTTTCAAAGATTATTTATCCAGTTGTTCCACCAAAGGTAGAATATTCCCTTACAGAATTTGGTGAGAGTTTGATTCCTGTTATTGGAGCATTAGGTCAGTGGGGAGATCAGAATCAGGAACGGTTGAAAAATTTAATTATTAAAAGATTCCAAGGATCAGCCGGTACAAAAGATGATTTTCCCGTCCTTTAA
- the mnmE gene encoding tRNA uridine-5-carboxymethylaminomethyl(34) synthesis GTPase MnmE produces MNNETICALATANGIGALGIIRVSGDNALPIVQKSFPGKKLEKQKSHTIHYGYFMDGEEAIDEIMLSIFLAPKSFTTENSVEIAFHGSPHIGKRILETLIKNGARMAKAGEFTLRAFINGRIDLSQAEAIADVIASENEASRKVAINQLKGGITNEISLLRTDLLNFVSLIELELDFAEEDVEFADRTALSGLLDKIELKLNSLIESFQYGNAIKNGTAVAIIGKPNAGKSTLLNSLLKEERAIVSNIAGTTRDTIEEILHIKGHAFRLIDTAGLRETVDEIEAIGVKKAKEKVENANILVYLADAATEDFSEDIEMIQSLLREDLKLIICATKIDEVTPTKYEAVEDIFRNTISQEFDFIKISAVENQNIQDLKNELSSYVEHLKSEENNVVITNQRHFEALQKSLDAVNKVKEAISFQISTELLAYELRNALEHLGEISGEVTNDEVLGNIFSKFCIGK; encoded by the coding sequence ATGAATAACGAGACCATTTGTGCGCTGGCTACGGCTAATGGAATAGGTGCTTTAGGCATTATCAGGGTATCAGGAGACAATGCATTACCCATAGTTCAAAAGAGTTTTCCCGGAAAAAAACTGGAAAAACAGAAATCCCATACCATTCACTATGGATATTTTATGGATGGAGAGGAAGCTATTGACGAAATCATGCTTTCTATTTTTTTGGCTCCAAAAAGCTTCACTACAGAAAATTCTGTGGAGATTGCTTTTCATGGTTCACCACACATTGGAAAACGTATTCTTGAAACACTTATTAAAAACGGAGCAAGAATGGCTAAGGCAGGAGAATTCACTCTTCGCGCCTTTATTAATGGCAGAATTGACCTTTCCCAGGCAGAAGCTATTGCCGATGTTATTGCCTCTGAGAATGAAGCATCCAGAAAGGTAGCAATCAATCAGCTAAAAGGTGGAATTACCAATGAAATATCGCTATTAAGAACCGATCTGCTCAATTTTGTTTCTTTAATTGAATTAGAATTAGACTTTGCGGAAGAAGATGTAGAGTTTGCAGACAGAACTGCTTTGAGTGGATTACTAGACAAAATAGAACTAAAATTAAATTCCCTTATCGAAAGCTTCCAGTACGGAAATGCTATTAAAAACGGAACTGCTGTAGCCATCATTGGAAAGCCTAATGCCGGAAAATCTACTCTTCTGAATTCTCTCCTGAAAGAAGAAAGAGCGATTGTAAGCAATATTGCAGGAACAACGAGAGATACGATTGAGGAGATTCTTCATATCAAAGGCCACGCTTTCCGCCTGATTGACACCGCAGGACTTCGCGAAACAGTGGATGAAATAGAAGCTATCGGAGTAAAAAAAGCTAAAGAAAAGGTGGAAAACGCCAATATTCTTGTTTATCTGGCAGACGCCGCAACTGAAGACTTTTCAGAAGACATTGAAATGATTCAGTCTCTTTTGAGAGAAGATCTGAAGTTGATTATCTGTGCAACAAAAATTGATGAAGTCACTCCTACCAAATACGAAGCGGTAGAAGATATCTTCAGAAATACCATTTCTCAAGAGTTTGATTTCATTAAGATTTCAGCGGTTGAGAACCAAAACATCCAGGATTTGAAAAATGAACTTTCATCATATGTTGAGCATTTAAAATCCGAGGAAAACAATGTCGTGATTACCAACCAACGTCATTTTGAAGCTTTACAGAAGTCACTGGACGCCGTAAACAAGGTAAAGGAAGCTATTTCTTTCCAAATTTCCACAGAGCTTCTGGCTTACGAACTGAGAAATGCATTAGAACACCTTGGCGAGATTTCCGGTGAAGTTACAAATGATGAAGTATTGGGGAATATTTTTTCTAAATTCTGTATCGGTAAATAG
- a CDS encoding Lrp/AsnC family transcriptional regulator: MATENYIPDEKDLSILRILQKDAKMSVRDISARINLSPTPTHERIKRMEKQGIIKEYTAVVDRKKVNKGMMVICMIALNVHNKKTAGKFIEEVGKLKEVVEFYNISGDFDFMLKILAPNMDEFHEFFINKLSEIEGIGQTKSIFVMSSIKESAQIV, from the coding sequence ATGGCAACAGAAAATTATATTCCGGACGAGAAAGATCTCTCTATTCTTCGAATTCTTCAGAAAGATGCCAAGATGAGCGTTCGTGACATTTCAGCAAGAATCAACCTCAGCCCGACTCCTACCCACGAGCGTATTAAGCGTATGGAAAAACAGGGAATCATTAAGGAATACACCGCTGTAGTAGACCGCAAAAAGGTAAACAAGGGAATGATGGTTATCTGCATGATCGCATTGAACGTTCACAATAAAAAAACTGCTGGAAAGTTTATCGAAGAAGTAGGCAAACTGAAAGAAGTTGTTGAGTTCTATAACATCAGCGGAGATTTTGATTTTATGCTAAAAATCCTGGCTCCCAACATGGATGAATTCCATGAGTTCTTCATCAATAAACTATCGGAAATAGAAGGCATTGGCCAGACAAAAAGTATTTTTGTAATGAGCAGCATCAAGGAAAGCGCCCAGATTGTATAA
- a CDS encoding metallophosphoesterase, whose translation MKIQIISDLHQEFGQTELCFDHADVVVLAGDINLGTKGIEWIKDKIANKTVIYVLGNHEYYKGSYPKTLNKIKDASQNSNIFVLENSSVDIDGIRFHGATLWTDFSIFGNPVKYGMLCQPKMNDYKKIRRDPSYSKMRTMDTFKIHQFLKVWLEESLKNSKEFKNIVVTHHAPSIQSVPEHYKNDPLTSAYASNLEEMITEHQPLYWIHGHIHTPCRYSIEKTDVICNPHGYIDEKYNGYDKELLINV comes from the coding sequence ATGAAAATACAAATCATTAGCGATCTTCATCAGGAATTTGGGCAGACAGAATTATGTTTTGATCATGCAGATGTAGTTGTTTTGGCTGGTGATATTAATTTGGGAACCAAGGGAATTGAGTGGATTAAAGATAAAATAGCCAATAAGACTGTAATCTATGTTCTTGGAAATCACGAATATTATAAAGGCTCATATCCTAAAACGCTGAACAAAATTAAAGATGCTTCTCAGAATTCAAATATTTTTGTACTCGAAAATTCTTCTGTAGACATTGATGGTATTCGTTTTCATGGTGCTACCTTATGGACTGATTTTTCCATCTTTGGGAATCCTGTAAAATATGGAATGCTTTGTCAGCCCAAAATGAATGACTATAAAAAGATCAGAAGAGATCCATCTTATTCAAAAATGAGAACTATGGATACTTTTAAGATCCATCAGTTTTTAAAAGTATGGTTAGAAGAAAGTCTTAAAAATTCAAAGGAATTTAAAAATATAGTAGTTACTCATCATGCACCAAGTATTCAATCGGTGCCGGAACATTACAAGAATGATCCGTTAACCTCTGCTTATGCTTCCAATCTTGAAGAGATGATTACTGAACATCAACCTTTATACTGGATTCATGGACACATTCATACACCATGCAGATACAGTATTGAAAAAACAGACGTTATCTGCAATCCTCATGGCTATATTGATGAAAAATACAATGGCTATGATAAAGAGTTACTGATTAATGTGTAA
- a CDS encoding helix-turn-helix domain-containing protein: MERVKLLYLFICIPFVLLSQTKQVDIEHVNDLFRKSDAYMFKDDLKSLEYAKEASLLAEKLNDPKLTAKSYLILARGLNYMRIYDKSLLYLDKGLKFSIVKDDVILYQHFKEFKADNFGKLGLFDQELNEYFDILKTIPKQDTRDFKQLDSRINARIAYNYYNQKKYKVALIYINKALKVQEDLSKVEKTSELYNIYQVKGEICLQSKKKDSAYYYFQKAYKIIRKGIEYEYMSLKSFGDYYKTIGDTNKAIDYYIKALEDIKAFEVRDFDYTSEISKNLSELYAIKGNEKGQKLYMEEYKKAIEEGQNLKRKDLQAAVNLILSNQKEELAKENKKNYYWILLMAGIIILFIAVLMLERRIKSRKLQHVEKKALQKEQMFIREKEELTVRYEEDTKKMEKMVNESFEEVFTLAKNNSPGFFIRFQEVYPEVVSELLAKDCKLRVSELRLCAYFFLGFTTKDIALYTFRSINTVRNRRQNLRIKLNIPAEEDLDLWFKNLSKK; this comes from the coding sequence ATGGAAAGGGTGAAATTACTTTATCTATTTATTTGCATCCCATTTGTTTTACTTTCACAGACAAAACAAGTTGATATTGAGCATGTAAATGATTTGTTCAGGAAATCCGATGCCTATATGTTTAAAGATGATTTGAAATCTTTAGAATATGCAAAAGAGGCAAGTTTATTGGCGGAAAAACTAAATGATCCAAAACTTACTGCAAAATCATATTTAATTTTGGCGAGGGGACTCAACTATATGAGAATTTATGACAAAAGCCTGCTATACTTAGATAAAGGACTTAAATTTTCTATAGTTAAGGATGATGTGATTTTATATCAACATTTCAAAGAGTTTAAGGCTGATAACTTTGGTAAGCTTGGATTATTTGATCAGGAACTGAATGAGTATTTTGATATTTTAAAGACTATTCCAAAACAAGATACTAGAGACTTTAAGCAATTAGATTCAAGAATTAATGCTCGGATTGCTTATAATTATTATAATCAAAAAAAGTATAAGGTAGCATTAATTTATATTAATAAGGCTCTTAAAGTACAAGAAGATCTTTCAAAAGTGGAAAAGACATCTGAACTTTATAATATCTATCAGGTTAAAGGGGAGATATGCCTGCAAAGTAAAAAGAAAGACTCAGCTTATTATTATTTTCAAAAAGCTTACAAAATTATACGAAAAGGAATTGAATACGAATATATGAGCCTCAAAAGTTTTGGAGATTACTATAAAACAATTGGGGATACTAATAAAGCCATCGATTATTATATAAAGGCTTTAGAAGATATTAAAGCTTTTGAGGTTAGGGATTTTGATTACACTTCAGAAATAAGCAAAAATCTTTCAGAACTGTATGCTATTAAAGGAAATGAGAAAGGACAAAAGCTTTATATGGAAGAATATAAGAAAGCGATAGAGGAGGGGCAAAATTTAAAAAGGAAAGATTTACAAGCAGCAGTCAATTTAATTCTATCTAACCAGAAAGAAGAATTAGCAAAAGAGAATAAAAAAAATTACTATTGGATTTTATTGATGGCAGGCATTATTATTTTATTTATTGCAGTCTTAATGTTGGAAAGAAGAATAAAGAGTAGAAAATTACAGCATGTAGAAAAAAAAGCTTTGCAAAAAGAACAGATGTTTATTCGAGAAAAAGAAGAACTTACTGTACGGTATGAAGAAGATACAAAGAAAATGGAGAAAATGGTTAATGAATCCTTTGAGGAGGTATTTACTTTAGCAAAAAATAATAGTCCGGGTTTTTTTATCCGTTTTCAAGAAGTTTATCCTGAAGTAGTAAGCGAGTTACTTGCTAAAGATTGTAAACTAAGGGTTTCTGAATTAAGATTGTGTGCTTACTTTTTTTTAGGATTTACAACAAAAGATATTGCCTTATATACTTTCAGATCAATAAATACTGTAAGAAATAGGCGACAGAATTTACGGATTAAGTTGAACATTCCTGCTGAAGAAGACCTGGATCTTTGGTTTAAAAATTTATCTAAAAAATAA
- a CDS encoding MFS transporter, with the protein MDTRKNIILILASVGTFVEALDIAIINLTIPSIQEQFNIDAGTVQWLQTLYVLFFGGFLIIGGKLSDQIGRKKMFLLGAFIFMLTSLGAGLSSSFEMLALFRALQGLGAALVMPSALSIVTNTFREEQERNRAIGVFSSFAAIGSGSGLSVGGIISTYLSWHWVFLINVPILLITLILSYYYLPTDEKNETAKKTDIISGILMVVGLLSLTYGTHELVHIKEQPFLVIGSLVAAVLLLVMVFYRLKSVAEPLFDLKLFKHGSLVVSNAVFFTLGAFFIGFLFLISLMLQKDMGYSAASAGLMLVPFSIISALTAKFILPHVSKRLNSTQMGIFGWSFMLMGGLLLLISVYTGHPLTVVLLGSACISGVGMTFCFTALSVMGIQDVEPSSYGLASSLSSTSYFLGAGIGLSFMTLMSQIFLSEFSVGSLNLIILIGYALVALGMLFYFIVKSLKVKQTEIAVS; encoded by the coding sequence ATGGATACAAGGAAGAATATAATATTAATTTTAGCATCAGTAGGAACTTTTGTGGAAGCTTTGGATATTGCCATTATTAATTTAACAATTCCTTCTATTCAGGAACAGTTCAATATTGATGCAGGTACGGTACAATGGTTACAGACCCTGTATGTACTCTTTTTTGGAGGCTTTCTAATTATTGGTGGAAAGCTTTCCGATCAAATAGGAAGAAAGAAAATGTTTTTATTGGGTGCATTCATCTTTATGCTGACCTCGTTAGGGGCGGGGTTGTCCTCAAGCTTTGAAATGCTGGCCTTATTTAGAGCCTTGCAAGGATTAGGCGCAGCATTGGTAATGCCATCGGCATTGTCTATTGTTACCAATACATTCAGGGAAGAGCAGGAAAGAAACCGTGCGATAGGAGTTTTCAGTTCCTTTGCGGCCATTGGGTCGGGAAGTGGTCTTTCTGTAGGTGGAATTATCAGTACTTATCTAAGCTGGCACTGGGTTTTTCTTATTAATGTACCAATTCTTTTAATTACATTGATCTTATCCTACTATTACTTGCCAACGGATGAGAAAAATGAGACCGCTAAGAAAACAGATATTATCTCTGGGATATTAATGGTGGTTGGATTATTGAGCCTTACCTATGGAACCCATGAATTGGTTCATATCAAAGAACAACCTTTCCTTGTAATCGGTTCATTGGTGGCTGCGGTATTGCTTTTAGTAATGGTGTTTTATAGATTAAAATCCGTTGCAGAACCATTATTTGACCTGAAATTATTTAAGCACGGTTCATTGGTGGTTTCTAACGCAGTATTTTTTACGCTGGGAGCGTTTTTCATTGGGTTTCTATTCCTGATTTCATTAATGCTTCAGAAAGATATGGGATATAGTGCTGCTTCCGCGGGATTGATGCTTGTCCCATTTAGTATTATATCTGCCCTAACGGCTAAGTTTATTTTGCCTCATGTCTCAAAACGACTGAACTCAACCCAAATGGGAATTTTTGGATGGTCTTTTATGTTGATGGGTGGATTACTTTTACTAATATCGGTCTATACAGGACATCCATTGACTGTAGTTTTACTGGGATCTGCATGTATATCAGGAGTTGGAATGACATTCTGCTTTACAGCCCTTTCAGTAATGGGAATTCAGGATGTTGAACCTTCCAGCTACGGATTGGCATCAAGTTTGAGTTCTACAAGTTACTTCCTGGGTGCAGGGATCGGTTTGTCTTTCATGACGTTAATGAGCCAGATCTTTCTTTCGGAATTTTCAGTTGGAAGTCTAAACCTTATTATTTTGATAGGTTACGCTCTTGTAGCGCTCGGAATGTTATTCTATTTTATAGTAAAAAGCTTAAAAGTGAAGCAGACAGAAATTGCCGTTTCATAA